A window of the Bos indicus x Bos taurus breed Angus x Brahman F1 hybrid chromosome X, Bos_hybrid_MaternalHap_v2.0, whole genome shotgun sequence genome harbors these coding sequences:
- the SHROOM4 gene encoding protein Shroom4 isoform X3 translates to MHFPSEAFSLSWHSGCNTSDVCVQWCPLSRHCSTEKSSSIGSMESLEQPGQATYEGHLLPIDQSTYPNQRDSAYSSFSASSNASDCALSLRPEEPASVDCIMQGPGPTKAPNSRPNVVETSGGGWRTSGGHLTASSQMSSCPQEVSHSEPAKAARGPPQPPVRRDSLQASRAQLFNGEQCRASELIDSLQQKEKPSLDTMLSPRNPNRFCCLSGQDQVTNEGHQNCELSQPPESNQKGSENLPMEASAKAVGVPKACDKTSSIGSSPLNQASAELAKTSSFGSSPHLTGPTGHRHSAPEQLLVSHLQRVHLDTRDSRGTELQAGQDGQEWTVSPLHMHSSHTSKKSPCAPAGGTQDQPSKDRKTKPVDDRPLGSGHQSPSSSPHGEADGHHPEKGFQDPNRASRADSELVSQQSSGSLAQQTRDCSSTSKVAGSTEATEEGDSEPKECGRVGSKRNGGFRGRSIQNRRKSERFATNLRNEIQRRKAQLQKGKSPLSQLCYTKEPVEETEETLESPPLPSSNSALLSSYKKPPSPRDKLFNKSMILRARSSECLSQAPEGQESRIGLEGRVSPGQRSGQSSLSPNTWWKASDPSSSDSEKTNVHHGVCGGHWRWSPEHNLQPHVALAMEGPSNPGDKELKASTVQAGEEAILLPFADRRKFFEESSKSLSTSHLPGLTTHNKTFTQRPKPIDQSFQPMSSSYRELRRHPIDQSYHSTDQPYHATDQSYHSISPLQSETPTYTECFASKGLEQSMCCKPLHCGDFDYHRTCSYSCNVQGAVVHDPCIYCSGEICPALRKRNMIPNCYNCRCHHHQCIRCSACCHNPQHGTLEDSSLKPGNTWKPRKPTVQEFPGDKWKPITGNRKTSQSGREMAHSKASFSWATPFHPCLENPALDLSNYRAVSSLDLLGDFKHSSKKTEETSVYEEESSLASMPRPLRSRAFSESHITLDPQSSQVWEQHRKELFNKVDETQPDALGARKKAFPPPRPPPPNWEKYRLFRAAQQQQQQQKQQQQEEEEEEEEEEEEEEEEGVEEEEEEEEAGEEEELPPQYFSSETTGSGALHPEEVLEQPQLPAFGHLEAPRQGSQSLPAEPESFALRSSDFLPPVRGHLGSQAEKAQPPCYYGIGGLWRTSEQETTDSKPEALMAEESKSKPAWSQSYFFPEEQFSFMGWGSDKQHLNPSGFSEPKTTGQDFQHFSPPQGAPGIPTSYSAYYNISVAKAELLNKLKDQPEMLEIGLGEEEIDHELAQKKVQLIDSIGRKLSVLREAQRGLLEDITANSALGEEVEANLKALCKSNEFEKYRLFIGDLDKVVNLLLSLSGRLARVENALNSIDSEANQEKLVLIEKKQQLTGQLADAKELKEHVDRREKLVFGMVSRYLPQDQLQDYQHFVKMKSALIIEQRELEEKIKLGEEQLKCLRESLLLGPSNF, encoded by the exons TGACGTGTGTGTGCAGTGGTGTCCACTCTCCCGGCACTGCAGCACTGAGAAAAGCAGCTCCATTGGCAGTATGGAGAGCCTGGAGCAACCAGGCCAAGCCACCTATGAGGGCCATCTTTTGCCCATTGACCAGAGCACATACCCCAACCAGCGTGATTCAGCCTATAGCTCCTTCTCAGCCAGCTCAAATGCCTCTGACTGTGCCCTTTCCCTCAGGCCAGAGGAGCCAGCCTCTGTGGACTGTATCATGCAAGGCCCAGGGCCAACTAAAGCCCCTAATAGTCGCCCTAATGTGGTCGAGACCTCAGGAGGTGGCTGGCGCACCAGTGGGGGTCACCTGACTGCTAGCTCCCAGATGTCATCCTGTCCTCAGGAGGTCTCCCACTCAGAGCCTGCCAAGGCTGCCAGGGGTCCCCCTCAACCTCCAGTGAGGCGAGACAGTCTTCAGGCCTCCAGAGCCCAACTCTTCAATGGAGAGCAGTGCAGGGCTTCTGAGCTTATAGATTCCTTGCAACAGAAGGAGAAACCTAGCTTGGACACCATGCTATCCCCAAGGAACCCTAATAGGTTCTGCTGCCTCAGCGGGCAAGACCAAGTGACAAATGAAGGCCATCAGAACTGTGAGCTCAGCCAACCTCCTGAATCTAACCAGAAGGGCTCTGAGAATCTACCGATGGAGGCCTCAGCCAAAGCTGTTGGAGTCCCAAAAGCATGTGACAAAACTTCCAGCATAGGTTCCAGCCCACTCAACCAGGCTTCAGCAGAGCTAGCTAAGACTTCTTCTTTTGGCAGCTCTCCACACCTCACAGGACCCACAGGGCATCGCCATAGTGCCCCTGAACAGCTGCTGGTGTCCCACTTGCAGCGTGTGCACCTTGATACTAGGGACAGCAGGGGGACAGAGCTCCAAGCTGGGCAGGATGGGCAGGAGTGGACCGTATCCCCTTTGCACATGCACAGTAGCCACACAAGCAAGAAAAGCCCATGTGCCCCTGCAGGAGGAACCCAGGACCAGCCGAGCAAAGACAGAAAGACCAAGCCAGTGGATGATAGACCTCTGGGTTCAGGTCATCAGAGCCCAAGCAGTTCCCCACATGGAGAGGCTGACGGACACCATCCAGAAAAAGGCTTCCAGGATCCAAACAGAGCAAGCAGAGCTGATAGTGAACTGGTCAGCCAGCAGTCCTCTGGCTCCCTTGCTCAACAAACCAGGGACTGTTCTTCAACCTCTAAAGTAGCTGGCAGCACAGAGGCAACTGAGGAAGGGGACAGTGAGCCCAAGGAGTGTGGCCGGGTGGGCAGTAAGCGAAATGGAGGGTTCCGGGGCCGCTCGATCCAAAACCGGCGGAAGAGCGAACGTTTTGCTACCAATCTACGTAATGAAATTCAGAGGAGGAAGGCCCAGCTCCAGAAAGGCAAGAGTCCCTTGTCACAGCTGTGTTACACCAAGGAGCCAGTGGAAGAGACCGAGGAGACCCTGGAAAGTCCTCCACTTCCTTCCTCTAACTCAGCCCTTCTATCTTCATATAAAAAACCACCAAGCCCCAGAGACAAGCTCTTCAACAAGAGCATGATACTCAGGGCTAGGTCTTCAGAGTGCCTCAGTCAAGCCCCTGAGGGTCAAGAATCTAGGATTGGCTTGGAGGGACGAGTGAGTCCTGGCCAGAGATCTGGCCAGTCCTCTTTGAGCCCAAACACCTGGTGGAAAGCATCTGACCCATCCTCGTCAGACTCTGAAAAAACAAACGTTCACCATGGAGTCTGTGGAGGTCACTGGAGATGGTCACCAGAGCACAACCTGCAGCCACATGTGGCACTAGCCATGGAAGGCCCTTCCAACCCAGGTGACAAGGAATTGAAAGCGTCTACTGTCCAAGCTGGGGAGGAAGCCATCCTCTTGCCCTTTGCAGACAGAAGAAAGTTCTTTGAAGAGAGTAGCAAATCCTTATCTACATCTCATTTGCCAGGTTTAACCACTCATAACAAGACTTTTACCCAGAGACCAAAACCTATTGACCAAAGCTTTCAGCCAATGAGCTCCAGCTATAGAGAATTGAGGCGCCATCCCATAGACCAATCATATCACTCCACAGACCAACCCTATCATGCCACAGACCAATCATATCATTCCATATCACCCCTTCAGTCAGAAACTCCCACTTACACAGAATGTTTTGCAAGCAAAGGTCTAGAACAATCCATGTGCTGTAAGCCACTACACTGTGGTGATTTTGATTACCACAGGACGTGCTCTTACTCCTGCAATGTCCAGGGAGCTGTAGTCCATGACCCTTGCATTTATTGTTCTGGGGAAATCTGTCCTGCTTTGCGAAAGAGAAATATGATTCCAAACTGCTACAATTGCCGGTGCCACCATCACCAGTGCATCCGGTGTTCAGCTTGCTGTCATAATCCCCAGCATGGTACCCTCGAGGACAGCAGCTTGAAACCTGGCAACACTTGGAAACCCAGGAAGCCGACAGTGCAG GAATTTCCTGGGGACAAATGGAAACCAATAACAGGAAACAGGAAGACCAGCCAGTCAGGGAG GGAAATGGCTCATTCCAAGGCTAGCTTTTCATGGGCAACCCCATTccatccttgccttgagaacccagcACTGGACTTGTCAAACTACCGAGCAGTCTCTTCTCTTGACCTCCTTGGAGACTTTAAGCACTCCtccaaaaaaacagaggaaacctCCGTTTATGAAGAGGAGAGCTCCCTAGCCTCCATGCCTCGCCCACTGCGCAGCCGTGCCTTCTCAGAAAGCCACATCACCCTGGATCCTCAGAGTTCCCAGGTCTGGGAGCAGCATAGGAAGGAGCTCTTCAACAAAGTTGATGAGACCCAGCCAGATGCTCTGGGTGCCAGGAAGAAGGCCTttcctcctcctcgtcctcctcctcccAACTGGGAGAAGTACAGGCTCTTCCGTGCAGcccagcaacagcaacagcagcaaaagcagcagcagcaagaggaggaagaagaggaggaggaggaagaggaagaagaagaggaggaaggggtagaggaggaggaagaagaggaggaagcgggggaggaggaggagctgccaCCCCAGTATTTCAGTTCAGAAACCACTGGTTCTGGTGCCCTCCATCCTGAGGAGGTTCTGGAGCAGCCCCAGCTTCCGGCCTTTGGCCACCTGGAGGCCCCGAGGCAGGGCTCACAAAGCCTCCCAGCAGAGCCAGAATCCTTTGCTCTGCGTTCCAGTGATTTCCTGCCTCCAGTAAGGGGCCACTTGGGATCTCAAGCTGAAAAGGCTCAACCTCCTTGTTATTATGGCATTGGTGGGCTTTGGAGGACATCAGAGCAGGAGACCACTGATTCCAA ACCAGAAGCTTTGATGGCGGAAGAGTCCAAATCCAAACCAGCATGGAGCCAGAGCTACTTCTTTCCTGAGGAGCAGTTCTCTTTCATGGGCTGGGGCTCAGATAAGCAGCACCTCAACCCTTCAGGCTTCAGTGAACCCAAGACAACAGG ACAAGATTTTCAGCACTTCTCACCTCCTCAGGGGGCCCCAGGGATCCCTACCTCTTATTCAGCTTATTACAATATTTCTGTGGCCAAAGCAGAGCTGTTGAACAAGTTGAAAGACCAACCTGAGATGTTAGAGATTGGCCTAGGAGAGGAGGAAATTGACCACGAACTGGCTCAAAAAAAG GTACAGCTTATTGACAGCATTGGCAGAAAACTCTCTGTCCTGCGGGAGGCCCAGCGAGGACTGCTGGAAGACATCACTGCCAATTCTGCCCttggggaggaggtggaggccAACCTAAAAGCCCTCTGCAAATCCAATGAGTTTGAAAAATACCGTTTATTTATCGGGGACCTGGACAAAGTAGTCAACCTGTTGCTGTCACTCTCTGGTCGGCTGGCACGGGTGGAGAATGCTCTCAACAGCATCGATTCAGAGGCCAACCAGGAGAAG TTGGTGCTGATAGAGAAGAAGCAGCAGCTGACAGGGCAGTTGGCAGATGCCAAGGAGCTGAAGGAGCATGTGGACCGTCGGGAGAAGTTGGTGTTTGGCATGGTCTCCCGTTACCTGCCTCAGGACCAGCTCCAAGATTACCAGCACTTTGTGAAGATGAAATCTGCTCTCATCATTGAACAGCGAGAGCTGGAAGAGAAGATCAAGCTCGGGGAAGAACAGCTCAAATGTCTCAGGGAAAGCCTGCTCCTGGGGCCCAGTAATTTCTAA
- the SHROOM4 gene encoding protein Shroom4 isoform X2 codes for MRTGDELVNINGTPLYGSRQEALILIKGSFRTLKLIVRRRNAPVSRPHSWHVAKLLEGCPEAATTMHFPSEAFSLSWHSGCNTSDVCVQWCPLSRHCSTEKSSSIGSMESLEQPGQATYEGHLLPIDQSTYPNQRDSAYSSFSASSNASDCALSLRPEEPASVDCIMQGPGPTKAPNSRPNVVETSGGGWRTSGGHLTASSQMSSCPQEVSHSEPAKAARGPPQPPVRRDSLQASRAQLFNGEQCRASELIDSLQQKEKPSLDTMLSPRNPNRFCCLSGQDQVTNEGHQNCELSQPPESNQKGSENLPMEASAKAVGVPKACDKTSSIGSSPLNQASAELAKTSSFGSSPHLTGPTGHRHSAPEQLLVSHLQRVHLDTRDSRGTELQAGQDGQEWTVSPLHMHSSHTSKKSPCAPAGGTQDQPSKDRKTKPVDDRPLGSGHQSPSSSPHGEADGHHPEKGFQDPNRASRADSELVSQQSSGSLAQQTRDCSSTSKVAGSTEATEEGDSEPKECGRVGSKRNGGFRGRSIQNRRKSERFATNLRNEIQRRKAQLQKGKSPLSQLCYTKEPVEETEETLESPPLPSSNSALLSSYKKPPSPRDKLFNKSMILRARSSECLSQAPEGQESRIGLEGRVSPGQRSGQSSLSPNTWWKASDPSSSDSEKTNVHHGVCGGHWRWSPEHNLQPHVALAMEGPSNPGDKELKASTVQAGEEAILLPFADRRKFFEESSKSLSTSHLPGLTTHNKTFTQRPKPIDQSFQPMSSSYRELRRHPIDQSYHSTDQPYHATDQSYHSISPLQSETPTYTECFASKGLEQSMCCKPLHCGDFDYHRTCSYSCNVQGAVVHDPCIYCSGEICPALRKRNMIPNCYNCRCHHHQCIRCSACCHNPQHGTLEDSSLKPGNTWKPRKPTVQEFPGDKWKPITGNRKTSQSGREMAHSKASFSWATPFHPCLENPALDLSNYRAVSSLDLLGDFKHSSKKTEETSVYEEESSLASMPRPLRSRAFSESHITLDPQSSQVWEQHRKELFNKVDETQPDALGARKKAFPPPRPPPPNWEKYRLFRAAQQQQQQQKQQQQEEEEEEEEEEEEEEEEGVEEEEEEEEAGEEEELPPQYFSSETTGSGALHPEEVLEQPQLPAFGHLEAPRQGSQSLPAEPESFALRSSDFLPPVRGHLGSQAEKAQPPCYYGIGGLWRTSEQETTDSKPEALMAEESKSKPAWSQSYFFPEEQFSFMGWGSDKQHLNPSGFSEPKTTGQDFQHFSPPQGAPGIPTSYSAYYNISVAKAELLNKLKDQPEMLEIGLGEEEIDHELAQKKVQLIDSIGRKLSVLREAQRGLLEDITANSALGEEVEANLKALCKSNEFEKYRLFIGDLDKVVNLLLSLSGRLARVENALNSIDSEANQEKLVLIEKKQQLTGQLADAKELKEHVDRREKLVFGMVSRYLPQDQLQDYQHFVKMKSALIIEQRELEEKIKLGEEQLKCLRESLLLGPSNF; via the exons TGACGTGTGTGTGCAGTGGTGTCCACTCTCCCGGCACTGCAGCACTGAGAAAAGCAGCTCCATTGGCAGTATGGAGAGCCTGGAGCAACCAGGCCAAGCCACCTATGAGGGCCATCTTTTGCCCATTGACCAGAGCACATACCCCAACCAGCGTGATTCAGCCTATAGCTCCTTCTCAGCCAGCTCAAATGCCTCTGACTGTGCCCTTTCCCTCAGGCCAGAGGAGCCAGCCTCTGTGGACTGTATCATGCAAGGCCCAGGGCCAACTAAAGCCCCTAATAGTCGCCCTAATGTGGTCGAGACCTCAGGAGGTGGCTGGCGCACCAGTGGGGGTCACCTGACTGCTAGCTCCCAGATGTCATCCTGTCCTCAGGAGGTCTCCCACTCAGAGCCTGCCAAGGCTGCCAGGGGTCCCCCTCAACCTCCAGTGAGGCGAGACAGTCTTCAGGCCTCCAGAGCCCAACTCTTCAATGGAGAGCAGTGCAGGGCTTCTGAGCTTATAGATTCCTTGCAACAGAAGGAGAAACCTAGCTTGGACACCATGCTATCCCCAAGGAACCCTAATAGGTTCTGCTGCCTCAGCGGGCAAGACCAAGTGACAAATGAAGGCCATCAGAACTGTGAGCTCAGCCAACCTCCTGAATCTAACCAGAAGGGCTCTGAGAATCTACCGATGGAGGCCTCAGCCAAAGCTGTTGGAGTCCCAAAAGCATGTGACAAAACTTCCAGCATAGGTTCCAGCCCACTCAACCAGGCTTCAGCAGAGCTAGCTAAGACTTCTTCTTTTGGCAGCTCTCCACACCTCACAGGACCCACAGGGCATCGCCATAGTGCCCCTGAACAGCTGCTGGTGTCCCACTTGCAGCGTGTGCACCTTGATACTAGGGACAGCAGGGGGACAGAGCTCCAAGCTGGGCAGGATGGGCAGGAGTGGACCGTATCCCCTTTGCACATGCACAGTAGCCACACAAGCAAGAAAAGCCCATGTGCCCCTGCAGGAGGAACCCAGGACCAGCCGAGCAAAGACAGAAAGACCAAGCCAGTGGATGATAGACCTCTGGGTTCAGGTCATCAGAGCCCAAGCAGTTCCCCACATGGAGAGGCTGACGGACACCATCCAGAAAAAGGCTTCCAGGATCCAAACAGAGCAAGCAGAGCTGATAGTGAACTGGTCAGCCAGCAGTCCTCTGGCTCCCTTGCTCAACAAACCAGGGACTGTTCTTCAACCTCTAAAGTAGCTGGCAGCACAGAGGCAACTGAGGAAGGGGACAGTGAGCCCAAGGAGTGTGGCCGGGTGGGCAGTAAGCGAAATGGAGGGTTCCGGGGCCGCTCGATCCAAAACCGGCGGAAGAGCGAACGTTTTGCTACCAATCTACGTAATGAAATTCAGAGGAGGAAGGCCCAGCTCCAGAAAGGCAAGAGTCCCTTGTCACAGCTGTGTTACACCAAGGAGCCAGTGGAAGAGACCGAGGAGACCCTGGAAAGTCCTCCACTTCCTTCCTCTAACTCAGCCCTTCTATCTTCATATAAAAAACCACCAAGCCCCAGAGACAAGCTCTTCAACAAGAGCATGATACTCAGGGCTAGGTCTTCAGAGTGCCTCAGTCAAGCCCCTGAGGGTCAAGAATCTAGGATTGGCTTGGAGGGACGAGTGAGTCCTGGCCAGAGATCTGGCCAGTCCTCTTTGAGCCCAAACACCTGGTGGAAAGCATCTGACCCATCCTCGTCAGACTCTGAAAAAACAAACGTTCACCATGGAGTCTGTGGAGGTCACTGGAGATGGTCACCAGAGCACAACCTGCAGCCACATGTGGCACTAGCCATGGAAGGCCCTTCCAACCCAGGTGACAAGGAATTGAAAGCGTCTACTGTCCAAGCTGGGGAGGAAGCCATCCTCTTGCCCTTTGCAGACAGAAGAAAGTTCTTTGAAGAGAGTAGCAAATCCTTATCTACATCTCATTTGCCAGGTTTAACCACTCATAACAAGACTTTTACCCAGAGACCAAAACCTATTGACCAAAGCTTTCAGCCAATGAGCTCCAGCTATAGAGAATTGAGGCGCCATCCCATAGACCAATCATATCACTCCACAGACCAACCCTATCATGCCACAGACCAATCATATCATTCCATATCACCCCTTCAGTCAGAAACTCCCACTTACACAGAATGTTTTGCAAGCAAAGGTCTAGAACAATCCATGTGCTGTAAGCCACTACACTGTGGTGATTTTGATTACCACAGGACGTGCTCTTACTCCTGCAATGTCCAGGGAGCTGTAGTCCATGACCCTTGCATTTATTGTTCTGGGGAAATCTGTCCTGCTTTGCGAAAGAGAAATATGATTCCAAACTGCTACAATTGCCGGTGCCACCATCACCAGTGCATCCGGTGTTCAGCTTGCTGTCATAATCCCCAGCATGGTACCCTCGAGGACAGCAGCTTGAAACCTGGCAACACTTGGAAACCCAGGAAGCCGACAGTGCAG GAATTTCCTGGGGACAAATGGAAACCAATAACAGGAAACAGGAAGACCAGCCAGTCAGGGAG GGAAATGGCTCATTCCAAGGCTAGCTTTTCATGGGCAACCCCATTccatccttgccttgagaacccagcACTGGACTTGTCAAACTACCGAGCAGTCTCTTCTCTTGACCTCCTTGGAGACTTTAAGCACTCCtccaaaaaaacagaggaaacctCCGTTTATGAAGAGGAGAGCTCCCTAGCCTCCATGCCTCGCCCACTGCGCAGCCGTGCCTTCTCAGAAAGCCACATCACCCTGGATCCTCAGAGTTCCCAGGTCTGGGAGCAGCATAGGAAGGAGCTCTTCAACAAAGTTGATGAGACCCAGCCAGATGCTCTGGGTGCCAGGAAGAAGGCCTttcctcctcctcgtcctcctcctcccAACTGGGAGAAGTACAGGCTCTTCCGTGCAGcccagcaacagcaacagcagcaaaagcagcagcagcaagaggaggaagaagaggaggaggaggaagaggaagaagaagaggaggaaggggtagaggaggaggaagaagaggaggaagcgggggaggaggaggagctgccaCCCCAGTATTTCAGTTCAGAAACCACTGGTTCTGGTGCCCTCCATCCTGAGGAGGTTCTGGAGCAGCCCCAGCTTCCGGCCTTTGGCCACCTGGAGGCCCCGAGGCAGGGCTCACAAAGCCTCCCAGCAGAGCCAGAATCCTTTGCTCTGCGTTCCAGTGATTTCCTGCCTCCAGTAAGGGGCCACTTGGGATCTCAAGCTGAAAAGGCTCAACCTCCTTGTTATTATGGCATTGGTGGGCTTTGGAGGACATCAGAGCAGGAGACCACTGATTCCAA ACCAGAAGCTTTGATGGCGGAAGAGTCCAAATCCAAACCAGCATGGAGCCAGAGCTACTTCTTTCCTGAGGAGCAGTTCTCTTTCATGGGCTGGGGCTCAGATAAGCAGCACCTCAACCCTTCAGGCTTCAGTGAACCCAAGACAACAGG ACAAGATTTTCAGCACTTCTCACCTCCTCAGGGGGCCCCAGGGATCCCTACCTCTTATTCAGCTTATTACAATATTTCTGTGGCCAAAGCAGAGCTGTTGAACAAGTTGAAAGACCAACCTGAGATGTTAGAGATTGGCCTAGGAGAGGAGGAAATTGACCACGAACTGGCTCAAAAAAAG GTACAGCTTATTGACAGCATTGGCAGAAAACTCTCTGTCCTGCGGGAGGCCCAGCGAGGACTGCTGGAAGACATCACTGCCAATTCTGCCCttggggaggaggtggaggccAACCTAAAAGCCCTCTGCAAATCCAATGAGTTTGAAAAATACCGTTTATTTATCGGGGACCTGGACAAAGTAGTCAACCTGTTGCTGTCACTCTCTGGTCGGCTGGCACGGGTGGAGAATGCTCTCAACAGCATCGATTCAGAGGCCAACCAGGAGAAG TTGGTGCTGATAGAGAAGAAGCAGCAGCTGACAGGGCAGTTGGCAGATGCCAAGGAGCTGAAGGAGCATGTGGACCGTCGGGAGAAGTTGGTGTTTGGCATGGTCTCCCGTTACCTGCCTCAGGACCAGCTCCAAGATTACCAGCACTTTGTGAAGATGAAATCTGCTCTCATCATTGAACAGCGAGAGCTGGAAGAGAAGATCAAGCTCGGGGAAGAACAGCTCAAATGTCTCAGGGAAAGCCTGCTCCTGGGGCCCAGTAATTTCTAA